A segment of the Methanothermococcus thermolithotrophicus DSM 2095 genome:
TATAAAGCTGTAATTTCTATTTTTCTTCTATCTCTGATAGTTTATGCTTTAAAATATGGTATAAACGAACCTAGGCCCTATTATGTCCTCAACAACCTTACTGTATTAGTTCCTATGGAAAATGAGCCTTCCTTTCCAAGTGGGCATACGTCGCTAGCGTTTGGACTTTGGACAATATTAAACATGAGTTTTAAAAAAGTAAATATTGAAAAAAAATACCAATACATGATTTCAATTATTTTTCTATTATGGGCATTTACCGTAGCATTTAGTAGGATTTATGTTGGAGCTCACTACCCACACGATGTTTTAGGTGGCATCTTCACTGGTGTTTTTTTCGGCATAGTGTTCTATAAAATCGCAGATAGGATATATGACCGTTCTGTGAATTCAAGAGCTCGAAAATAAAAAAGAATAAATTATTTAATATTTTTAATTGTTTTATTGTTGAGGAATTTTGAATTACTTCTCTCGATAAATAATTCACACACTTCTTCAGGAGCTCCCTGTGCAATTATTTTCCCTTCGTCAATCAATACCGCCCTATCGCTTATCTCCTTAATCAATTCTACATGGTGACTTATTAAAACAATGGTAGTTCCTAACTCATCGTTTATTTTTTTAAGGTAGTTTGAAACATCCCTTAAGGTTACAGGGTCCAAGTCTCCAAATGGCTCATCCAATAAAAGAATTTTTGGTTTTGATACCAGCTGTAAAGCAATTGCGGCTCTTACTTTTTCTCCGCCACTTAGTTCTCTTGGTGTTTTTTTCAGAACGCTTTCATCTAAATCCAGTGCACTCAATATCTCTTTTGAGTTCAATTCTTCAGCAACTGCAGGGAATAAATACTTAATAACGTCCTCACTAACTCCCAATTTTTCCAGCTTGTTTTTCATCTCAGGTTCTGGTAGGTCTATTAACTGGTAGAGTCCATCTACAACTTTTGGAGACAGTCCTAACTCTTTGGATTTTAATTTTGCATTTGCCAATGCCTTTTCACCTTTTATTCCCAACCTATACTTTAAAATTTCCTCAAGTGTTAAATAAGGAGTTAACGAAAATTCCTGATGCATTACACCTATCTTTCTTCTTAAATTTATCCTTTCCCAGCCGTAATCACTTAAATCGATTCCTTCTATTTTTACAGCACCACTATCTGGGAGCTCAACTCCTGCAAGAAGTCTTAAAAGGACGGATTTACCTGTACCGCTAGGACCAATAATTGATAAAATCTCCTTTTCTTTAACATCGAATGATACATTCTTCATATTGAGTGTTTCTCCACCTCGAACAACAAAGTATCTCTTTGAAACATCCTTTACTTCAATTATACTGTTGTCAGATGGTGTTGTTTTTCTAAAGTACGGTTCTTTTAAATCTTTTAAGAATTCATTTACAACTTCTTCAGGAGCTCCTTCCATCTTTATTTTTCCATCTTCTATAAGGATGCACCTATGGCACAGGTATTTGTGAATTTCAGGAAGATGGGATGTTATTATTATTGTTATGTTTAATTTTTCGTTAATGTTCTTTAAAACATCTAAGAGCGCTTGTTTTGAAGCAGGACATGACATTGTAGCAGGTTCGTCCAACAATAAAACTCCTTCTCCAGTCTCGTACATTTTGGCTATTTGCCTTCCCAATATCAACCTCTGTTTTTCTCCACCACTGAGTATATTTGAAAATGCATTCTTCTTATGTTCCAATCCAACTAATTTTAAAATTTCCAGGGCAGTTTTTTCGTATTCTTCCCATTCGTATTCCATTGGTAAGCTTTCATCAGAGTTGTTTCTTACCGCATAGATTTTCCTTATTATATTATATATTGCAGGCTCAGCCCATAGTGCAAAGTTTCTTTGTAAATGTATGGCTGTTATTCCCCTAAAATTACCTGTTTTACCGAATATTTCAACTTCTCCATCGTAGGATTTTTCGGACCCTCTGAGTATATTAATCAATGTGGATTTACCTGCACCAGACCTCCCAATTATTCCTAAAATCTCGCCTTTTTTTACTTCAAAACTTAAATTGTCCAATACGGTTTTTTCTCCGTATTTTTTTGTTAGATTTTTAACTATAACGGTCATAATCTCACCTAAACCTGCTAATTGTTGAAGTTTTCTCAAAACACATTAAATTACGCTTATTTTTCAGTTTTGAGGTAGTTCTATTGATACCATAATCTTTAAATACAAAGTTTCTTAAACCTATTTATCATTATAATTAATGATAGATTATTGAGGACCATTTTGATTTTAAGTTATTACTTACATCCTTGGTGATATAAATGGATTTACAAATGGCTTCATTTATAACTGCTGGGCTTCTAATGGTGGTTGGGTTGTATGGAACTTTCTTTGTTGACAATGTTATTAAAAAAATTATCGCCTTATCTGCATTGGGAAATGGTGTAAATTTAACACTAATTGCGATAGGATATACTGGAGGAATAGTTCCAATAAAATCTCCTGAAATGGCATTTTCCCTATTTTCTGTTGTAAGTACATACCCACTTCCCCAGGCCCTGGTGTTAACAAACATAGTTATTGAAGCATCAATGCTGGCTATAATGCTTGCACTTTCAATAGTATTCTACCGAAAATATAAAACACTTAAGTCTTCTGTAATTTTGAAAGAGGATTAAATGGATTTAAAATACCAACGGTGAGAATGATGAATTTACTTCCTCTGATTGTAGTGTTCCCACTTATGATGGCTATAGTATTTAACTATATATACGGCAAAAATAAGTTGATCAAGTTTATAACATTTTTAATGGCAGGTTTGCTTTTGATACTTCCTTTTATTGGAAGCTATGGGTATTACTATTTTGGGGGACATGGATTAGAAAGCGGACTGATTTCTGGAATTTCGTACTTGTACACTCCTGTAAAACAGATCATAATCCTTACTTTGATGTTGATAGGTTCTCTAGTTCTTATTACTGGAATGGGTGAAAAGAAAGTAAATGGTTTATTTGTAGCTTTAACTTTAATGGGTTTAGCCAGCGTTTCAGCGGTAGTTTTAGCAGACGATTTATTCAATATCTATGTGTTTTATGAGATTGTAGCAATAGCCCAGACTGGACTTGTTATAGCCTCAGGAACTGAAAACGCATACAGGGCTGCATTTAGGTATCTTTTAACTGGGACTTTTGCAGGATCTTTGTTACTGTTAGGTGTGGCATTTTTACTGGCTTCAACTGGAACTCTAAATATTTCCGATATGCACAATTATCTTCTAAATAATCCTGCATCTCCCACCATATATGGCGGGCTTTTGATGCTTGTTATTGGGCTTTGTTATGGTAGTGGTTTCCCTCCGTTCCATACAGTTAAAGCAGATTTGTATGCAAGGGCCAAACCTTTCATGGCATCAGTACTTCAAACATTCTCCAAGTTTATCCTTGTAGCAATGATGATAGTGATTTTCAAACTGTTCTATGGGCTCCCATTCTTTAACTCAGCTCATGGAGCTCTAATCGCACTTTCAGTATTTGGGATGGTATTTGGAGTTGTAATGGCATTACTACAGAGTGATTATAGGAAGCTTCTTTCATACCATGCCATAAGTCAAGGGGGATACGTTGCGGCAGGTCTTGCACTTGGAACACCTCTAGGAATCGTGGCAGGTATATTCCATGCAATAAATCACGTTATCTATAAGAGTGCCTTATTCTTGGGGGCAAATATCGTAGGTAAGAAAAAATCAAACAATCTGGAAAAATTGGGAGGACTCTTGCCTGTAATTCCAACTGCTGCATTTATGGTTTTATGTGCAAAGCTTGCAATAAGTGGGGTTCCGCTTTTCAACGGATTTCAAAGTAAACTTTTACTTGTAGAGGCTGCTATGAATGCAAATTTACCTGAGTTGGCAATTATAATGATTTTAGTTAGTATAGGTACGTTTGTTTCAATGATGAAGGCGTTCTACCTGATTTACTTAAAACCATGTAGTGAGGAACAGCTTGAAGAGTACAAGAAAGTCAAGATCTCAAGGTACGAAATATTTTCCCTTGCAGTGCTTACATTCCTATGTATATTGCTTGGAATCTATCCAAACCTTGTAACCGACTACATATACCCATTTGCGAATGAAATTGGAAGAGTTTGGAGTTTGTAATATATGAAATGTAATAACTTAACTTAATTTAACTGTAGCTAGCTAATTAAAACAGTTTTATCTTTCTTTTAGTTTTTTGGTGAAATTATGGCATACGATAAGTTTCAAAAGGAAATGAGTGATAAAAAACATGGAGACGGCATATCTGTTGGAGCAGGATATACTGGGGAATTTACCCTTTACGGATCTTTGGTAATTTCAGTTTTCCTACTTGCCAGGGTATTTAATGATGTATTGTTTGCACTCATAGGAGCTTCCATACTTGGAATAGCACTATCATGGAGACCTCTAATATTCAAATTTCAAAAGGAAAATTCAAACGAAATTGGTAATCAAATGTTTTGGATTTCCATGTTTTGCGGAGCTCTGTCTTTGGTTATTTACTTTACCAGATAGTTCTTAGTTGCTCATTCGTTGAGGTGAAAAATATGACGATAAGTCGGGAAGTTGCAGTTTCTTTATCATATGTTATATTTGGTTCGGCAATTTTGTATTCTACATTAAACATAAATGTGGTTGAAGGGGTTAATTATATCTACACTCATGGATACATAGTTCCAAACCTTGTAACCGCGGTTTTGTTTGATTGGAGGAGCTTTGATACTCTTGGGGAATGTTTAATTTTAGTTAATTCTGTTCTAGTTACTGGAATGGTATTTGGAAGAGGATTATTTGGTCATGATTTTCTCAAAGAAGTTTATGGAAACAGCGGTGTAAGCCATGATGAAGTATCAGACGGATTTACCCCAATAATAAAAGTTTTAGCAATGCCTATGAGCATCGTTTTAATGGCTTTAGGGCTTGTTATAATTCTTGGGGGTCATATAACTCCAGGGGGAGGATTTCAAGGGGGTTCTTTAATAGCGGCTGCATATATCCTCGGTATAGTGGCATTTGGGTCAGAAAGTCCTTTGGAATTTAAACATGGATTTTTAGAATTCCTTGAGAGTTTTGGGGCATTATTATTTATGATACTTGGTCTCTTGGGAATTGTGGTTTCAGGATATTATCTATTTAACTTCAACAGCTTCTTTGGCATGCCGGTATTTTTATCGCCAGCTGGCTTGGAAAATACTGGGATAATTCCTTATCTAAACATTGCGGTAGGATTAAAGGTTTTAGCGGGTTTATCTACACTTACATTCTTGCTAACTAGTGAAAAAGTTATCAAAGAACATATCAATAAAATCTAGATTGTAGTCACTATGTAATGGTGGTATTATGTATGGCATGGCCTTTAATGGATTATTTAGTATTAACACGATGTTTCTTTCAATGGTTGGGATTGTCCTCGGCGTTTTATTGGGCGTAAATATTAAACAATATAATAGTTTATTGTTTTGGCTGATTACGGCCCTATTTATATCTTATTTAATTGGCCCTCTTCCGTATTACGGCAATTTACCAATTTCGTACGTGTTCTTCTTTTCAACTATAGGTATCTTACTTGGGAATTTTATAAGAAGCCTACTTAGGGGATAAAATGATTGTAACCGACGTAAAAAAATGTAAACTATGTAAAGATGAAGAAGTAGCTCCCGAATGCATTAAAGTATGTCCCACAAATGCAGTTAAGGTAGTGGCAGATAAGGCTTTTTCATGTATAACCTGCGGAACCTGTGCAAGGGAATGTCCAACAAAGGCGATAAAAAAGAACGAATACGGCGGATATTACGTAGATAGAAAAAAATGTACTGGCTGTGGAATTTGTGCAAATGTATGCCCTATAAGCATAATTGAGATAATAGATGATGAAAAAATTGGGAAAAAGCATCCAATGGGAATCTGCGTAATGTGCGGTTTATGTGCTGAAGCCTGCCCAAATCATGCGAGAATGTGCCTCAATGTAAGCGAAATGAAGAGTATGAAAAATAAGGTGCTTCTTGACAGGTATTTAATGATATTTAAGACGCATGGAAATATCAAGGAACATATTCAGGAAGAAAAACCTGCTAAAATAATAAAAGAAAAGGATAAAAGGAAAATAAGGACTTCAATAGATATAGATATAGGCGGCAAATGTGTTGAGTGCGGTAGATGCATTTACCTATGTCCAAAAAACACGATATTGGAAAAAGAGGAAGTTGATGGCTGTACAGGATGTAATATTTGTGAGTTAGTCTGTCCAAATGAAGCTATTGAATATGGGGTTGTAGACGAAGAGAAATGTGTTTTATGTGGAAACTGCATAGAAAAATGTCCAAAAGAAGCCCTGGAAATAAAGAACTTCAAGATAGTTAAAACTAAAGAGGATGAAAAGGCCACTCCATTGAAACATTGTATAAACTGCGGCTTATGTGTTGATAGATGTCCTTCTGAAGCTTTAAGGATTGAAAATAGTAAAATTCTTTACGACCCATCAATATGTAGTTTATGTAATACTTGTGTTAAAATCTGCCCTCAAGGAGTTAGAGTCAACAAAGGAGATCGGAGCGAAGCGAAGAGTGTAAAATCACAAAGTGATTTTAACTTCGAACCTTCGGTTCGATGCAACGAAATGCGAAGCATTTCGTCTAATTATGTGGATGGTGGCTGTGTCTTATGCAATATCTGTGTTAAAAACTGCCCTGAAGATGCCATACAGATAAAAGAAGTTGAAAAGTTCGAAATAATAAAGGATGTTAACTGTATAGGTTGCGGCACCTGTTCAAATGTCTGTCCAAACGATGCTATAACTGTAAAAATTACCAAATTTTCTCCAAAAGTTTCAAGCGAAGTTATATTTGACGATAACTGCGTAATGTGTGAAAACTGTGCTATACACTGTCCAAGGGACGTTATTCCAAATACAACAGGCCATAAAAAAGTTGTAGATAGGGAAAACTCATACATTAGGACTGATATGGATTACTGTATAGAATGCGGTCTCTGTAACAAAATATGTCCTAATGAAGCTATAGATAAAGGTAAAATAGATTGGGATAACTGTGAGCTCTGCTCTGCCTGTGTGAATATATGTCCTACGCATGCGGTTAATATTTACAGAACATGGGTTGAGAGACCGTAAAAGGACTGTAGGCTTTTTCCACAATACGTGGATTTTTATTCAATCCAACACCTTTTCTAAATGGGTTGGGATAAAAATGATAAAAAGGGATAATATGGATTTAAAAAACCTTGCCAGAGTTTTTATTTCAGGATTTTACGAAAACCTTGAAAGAATAGTTTTTGGAACCGACAGGTACACCTCAACTGAAATGAGAAACAAAATATTGGCTGGAATAGAGCTCCCTAAATCAGTATTTGATGAGCTCTGTATTGGGTGCGGTGGATGTGCAAATACCTGTCCAACGAAAGCTATTGAGATGATTCCAGTAGAACCTGTGAATCTAACTGAAAATTATGTAAAAGATGCAGTTCCAAAAATAAACGATGAAAAATGTATTTACTGCCTTTACTGCCATGATTTCTGCCCGGTATTTGCGTTATTCAATGAGGTATCTCCAATACATCCAAGACATGTTGGAGATGAACACATTGAGATAGATTTATCAAAATTGCTTGAAAAGCCTGTGGAGATTCCAGAGGAACAGATAAAGAAAATAGCCAATATTCTTTCCATAAATATTTCAAAAATTATTCAGGATGAAAAAAAGCAAAGGCAAAAAATAGATCTTAAAGATAGGATTAATTAAGAGTTTTAAAGGTGGGCATATGTTAAAGGAACTTTCAAGAAAGAAGTGTATTCACATAATGCTGGTTTACACTGGAGGATGCAACGGTTGCGATATTGAGGTTGTAAACTGTGTACTTTCCCCATATTATGATGTAGAACAGTATAATGTATTTTTAACTTGGAATCCAAGGGAAGCTGATATTTTAGTTGTTACCGGATGCGTTACAAAGGCTGTTTCAGAATCACTTAAGAAAATATACGATGAAATTCCTGAACCTAAGGCAGTTGTTTCAGTTGGGGCCTGTGCATTAATGGGTGGGGTTTATAACAACATAGGCGGAGATTTAGGAACTTCGAATTTTATAGATGGTCCTGTTGATAATATAATTCCCGTAGATATTAAAGTTCCAGGATGTCCACCAAGACCTGAGGATGTAATAGATGGTGTAATAAAAGCCCTACCTAAGATTTTAGAGGATTCGGAGTGAAGCGAAGAGCAGCGAAAACCGAAGGTTTTCGTCTAATGATAGGAGGTCATATATTATGTTTGATGAGGTTTTATCAGTTTTAGGAATCCCCCTTATGGCATTTGCCGTTTCCACATGGATTCCAGGAATACAGAGGAAAATTCAGGCAAGAATACAGCAGAGAGTAGGTCCCTCTATAGCAGCTCCCGGATATTGGGCATTGTTTAAGTTTTTATACAAGAGTTTAAAAGAACCAGTGGCGAGAGCTCCTAAGTTATATAAGATTCTACCTGCCGTGAGCTTTATAGTTATTTGGACTATTCTGGCCATGACGTCACTTACTCACTTCCACATACTTTCAAATGGGCTCGGACTTATAGGGCTTTTAAAAATCGAGGAGATGGTCTATATAATTATGGGCTCCCTTTCATCGTCGGTAATGGGGACTAGAATGCCATTTATCGACGAATGCAAAGGAAGTAGCTTTTTAAAAACTGTTAAAATGACGTTGGAACAATTAGGTGCAGTTAGGGCATTTAAATTAATTACTGTAGGTTCATTTCCATTTTATGTGGCTACTTTAATTCCATTCATACCACACAAGACCATATACTTAAAAGAAATCATTGGAAGTGAATTTTTGTTTACTTTAGGCGGTCTTTTTGGAGCAATAGCCTATATGATAGGGTATATTATAATGGTAAAGGATTATCCGTTCTCAATAATGCACACAAAGGCTGACGTTATAGAAGGACCTACAATGGAGTATTCTGCAAAGTATAGGGCATTATATTTGAGTGTTAAAGAGTTACTTATGATAACTCTTGGAAGTCTATTTGCAACACTATACCTTGGAATTGCACCGGATATTACCAATCCAATAACAATTATAGAGAACTTTACGATAGCCCTCGTATTTCCAATAATAACCTCCATTGTAAGTGCCTACACCCCAGTATTTACATTTAGACAGTTATATCCAGTTTCATTATTTACTACTGTAATTGCATTTATTGGAGTCATATTTGCTTTATTGGGAATCTAATAAAATATTTCATCTGTGAAAAAGAAAAAAATTAAAACAAATAAACATCCACCAATTCTCCTTTCTCGTATCCTTCAACATTTTCATCTATTATTACATATCCGTCTGCTGCAGTCATAGATGATATAACTCCACTTCCAGTTATTCTAAGTGGTTCTACACAGGATTTGTTTTCTTCTTCAACAATTTTGATCCTAACAATATCGGTTCTTCCCAGTGTGGAAGCAAGGTTTCTTTTTAAAGGTAATTTTATAGATTTTCTAGGTTTGAAGTAGTTTCTAACAAATAGTTCATATTGAACAGCTGAAGCTACAGGATAACCTGAAAGTACAAAAATAAGTTTTTTATCTGGACCATATTTGGCAAATCCAATTGGTTTTCCAGGTCGTATTTGAACTCCATGGAATATGAACTCTCCCAATTCTTTAATTGATTCTATGGTGTAATCCCTGTCCCCTACAGAAGTTCCGCCAGTTGTTATAACTACGTCGTTCTCTTCAAGTGCTTTTTCCAAGGTTTCTTTTATTTTTTTCTTGCTATCACCCACTCCTTTGTAAATTTTTGGGGTCAATCCAGTTTCTTTTATTAAAGAATGAAGCATAAATGAGTTTGAATTTATAATCCTACCTTCTTTTTCAAGGTCTTCTATCTTATTAAAATCATCTAAATCAATTAATTCGTCACCAGTTGATATTATTCCCACGCTTAGATTGTAACACTTAACTTTCTTAATACCGAGGGAAGAGAGTATTGCAATGTGGTAGGCTGTAATAACTTCGCCCTTTTTAAGAATCAAATCTCCTCTTTTAACATCCTCCCCAATTCTTGCCACGTTTTCATTTGGATGAACTCCGCTGTAAATTTCAACAAAATCATCTTCTTCGTTGCAGTATTCTTTCATAACAACGGCATTAGCCCCTTCAGGAATTTTCATTCCAGTTGATATTTTAACGCATTCATTTTCATCAATTGAATCTCCTTCGACCAAATTTAAAATTATTACGTTGTTCTCTGAAGCTCCAAATGTATCTTCTGCCCTAACTGCATACCCGTCCATGGCAGCTTTGTTAAACATGGGAAGGTCTGCTGGAGAATAAACATCTTCAAAAGAAACTTTACCCAATGAATTCAATAGATCTTCTTCCTTGAACTTGTTCTTTAAAAATTCATCCCACTTTTTAAATACTATTTCCTTAGCTGTGTTATATTTGATTAATTCTTTTACAAATTTCATTCAATCACCTGAACCGACGTAAGAATATTATCATATCTTATACCATAAAACTATAACTTAACCATATCATATCTAATTGGTGG
Coding sequences within it:
- a CDS encoding phosphatase PAP2 family protein, translating into MVLETVMQADISLFYLINSGFNSNFFNDFMVFISETTYLVVFLTIGALFLKNRELFYKAVISIFLLSLIVYALKYGINEPRPYYVLNNLTVLVPMENEPSFPSGHTSLAFGLWTILNMSFKKVNIEKKYQYMISIIFLLWAFTVAFSRIYVGAHYPHDVLGGIFTGVFFGIVFYKIADRIYDRSVNSRARK
- a CDS encoding ATP-binding cassette domain-containing protein gives rise to the protein MTVIVKNLTKKYGEKTVLDNLSFEVKKGEILGIIGRSGAGKSTLINILRGSEKSYDGEVEIFGKTGNFRGITAIHLQRNFALWAEPAIYNIIRKIYAVRNNSDESLPMEYEWEEYEKTALEILKLVGLEHKKNAFSNILSGGEKQRLILGRQIAKMYETGEGVLLLDEPATMSCPASKQALLDVLKNINEKLNITIIITSHLPEIHKYLCHRCILIEDGKIKMEGAPEEVVNEFLKDLKEPYFRKTTPSDNSIIEVKDVSKRYFVVRGGETLNMKNVSFDVKEKEILSIIGPSGTGKSVLLRLLAGVELPDSGAVKIEGIDLSDYGWERINLRRKIGVMHQEFSLTPYLTLEEILKYRLGIKGEKALANAKLKSKELGLSPKVVDGLYQLIDLPEPEMKNKLEKLGVSEDVIKYLFPAVAEELNSKEILSALDLDESVLKKTPRELSGGEKVRAAIALQLVSKPKILLLDEPFGDLDPVTLRDVSNYLKKINDELGTTIVLISHHVELIKEISDRAVLIDEGKIIAQGAPEEVCELFIERSNSKFLNNKTIKNIK
- a CDS encoding cation:proton antiporter subunit C, which gives rise to MDLQMASFITAGLLMVVGLYGTFFVDNVIKKIIALSALGNGVNLTLIAIGYTGGIVPIKSPEMAFSLFSVVSTYPLPQALVLTNIVIEASMLAIMLALSIVFYRKYKTLKSSVILKED
- the ehbF gene encoding energy conserving hydrogenase EhbF; translated protein: MNLLPLIVVFPLMMAIVFNYIYGKNKLIKFITFLMAGLLLILPFIGSYGYYYFGGHGLESGLISGISYLYTPVKQIIILTLMLIGSLVLITGMGEKKVNGLFVALTLMGLASVSAVVLADDLFNIYVFYEIVAIAQTGLVIASGTENAYRAAFRYLLTGTFAGSLLLLGVAFLLASTGTLNISDMHNYLLNNPASPTIYGGLLMLVIGLCYGSGFPPFHTVKADLYARAKPFMASVLQTFSKFILVAMMIVIFKLFYGLPFFNSAHGALIALSVFGMVFGVVMALLQSDYRKLLSYHAISQGGYVAAGLALGTPLGIVAGIFHAINHVIYKSALFLGANIVGKKKSNNLEKLGGLLPVIPTAAFMVLCAKLAISGVPLFNGFQSKLLLVEAAMNANLPELAIIMILVSIGTFVSMMKAFYLIYLKPCSEEQLEEYKKVKISRYEIFSLAVLTFLCILLGIYPNLVTDYIYPFANEIGRVWSL
- a CDS encoding Na(+)/H(+) antiporter subunit B; its protein translation is MTISREVAVSLSYVIFGSAILYSTLNINVVEGVNYIYTHGYIVPNLVTAVLFDWRSFDTLGECLILVNSVLVTGMVFGRGLFGHDFLKEVYGNSGVSHDEVSDGFTPIIKVLAMPMSIVLMALGLVIILGGHITPGGGFQGGSLIAAAYILGIVAFGSESPLEFKHGFLEFLESFGALLFMILGLLGIVVSGYYLFNFNSFFGMPVFLSPAGLENTGIIPYLNIAVGLKVLAGLSTLTFLLTSEKVIKEHINKI
- a CDS encoding 4Fe-4S binding protein, which encodes MIVTDVKKCKLCKDEEVAPECIKVCPTNAVKVVADKAFSCITCGTCARECPTKAIKKNEYGGYYVDRKKCTGCGICANVCPISIIEIIDDEKIGKKHPMGICVMCGLCAEACPNHARMCLNVSEMKSMKNKVLLDRYLMIFKTHGNIKEHIQEEKPAKIIKEKDKRKIRTSIDIDIGGKCVECGRCIYLCPKNTILEKEEVDGCTGCNICELVCPNEAIEYGVVDEEKCVLCGNCIEKCPKEALEIKNFKIVKTKEDEKATPLKHCINCGLCVDRCPSEALRIENSKILYDPSICSLCNTCVKICPQGVRVNKGDRSEAKSVKSQSDFNFEPSVRCNEMRSISSNYVDGGCVLCNICVKNCPEDAIQIKEVEKFEIIKDVNCIGCGTCSNVCPNDAITVKITKFSPKVSSEVIFDDNCVMCENCAIHCPRDVIPNTTGHKKVVDRENSYIRTDMDYCIECGLCNKICPNEAIDKGKIDWDNCELCSACVNICPTHAVNIYRTWVERP
- a CDS encoding 4Fe-4S binding protein, with amino-acid sequence MDLKNLARVFISGFYENLERIVFGTDRYTSTEMRNKILAGIELPKSVFDELCIGCGGCANTCPTKAIEMIPVEPVNLTENYVKDAVPKINDEKCIYCLYCHDFCPVFALFNEVSPIHPRHVGDEHIEIDLSKLLEKPVEIPEEQIKKIANILSINISKIIQDEKKQRQKIDLKDRIN
- a CDS encoding NADH-quinone oxidoreductase subunit B family protein; the encoded protein is MLKELSRKKCIHIMLVYTGGCNGCDIEVVNCVLSPYYDVEQYNVFLTWNPREADILVVTGCVTKAVSESLKKIYDEIPEPKAVVSVGACALMGGVYNNIGGDLGTSNFIDGPVDNIIPVDIKVPGCPPRPEDVIDGVIKALPKILEDSE
- a CDS encoding respiratory chain complex I subunit 1 family protein yields the protein MFDEVLSVLGIPLMAFAVSTWIPGIQRKIQARIQQRVGPSIAAPGYWALFKFLYKSLKEPVARAPKLYKILPAVSFIVIWTILAMTSLTHFHILSNGLGLIGLLKIEEMVYIIMGSLSSSVMGTRMPFIDECKGSSFLKTVKMTLEQLGAVRAFKLITVGSFPFYVATLIPFIPHKTIYLKEIIGSEFLFTLGGLFGAIAYMIGYIIMVKDYPFSIMHTKADVIEGPTMEYSAKYRALYLSVKELLMITLGSLFATLYLGIAPDITNPITIIENFTIALVFPIITSIVSAYTPVFTFRQLYPVSLFTTVIAFIGVIFALLGI
- a CDS encoding molybdopterin molybdotransferase MoeA → MKFVKELIKYNTAKEIVFKKWDEFLKNKFKEEDLLNSLGKVSFEDVYSPADLPMFNKAAMDGYAVRAEDTFGASENNVIILNLVEGDSIDENECVKISTGMKIPEGANAVVMKEYCNEEDDFVEIYSGVHPNENVARIGEDVKRGDLILKKGEVITAYHIAILSSLGIKKVKCYNLSVGIISTGDELIDLDDFNKIEDLEKEGRIINSNSFMLHSLIKETGLTPKIYKGVGDSKKKIKETLEKALEENDVVITTGGTSVGDRDYTIESIKELGEFIFHGVQIRPGKPIGFAKYGPDKKLIFVLSGYPVASAVQYELFVRNYFKPRKSIKLPLKRNLASTLGRTDIVRIKIVEEENKSCVEPLRITGSGVISSMTAADGYVIIDENVEGYEKGELVDVYLF